A region of Gracilinanus agilis isolate LMUSP501 chromosome 3, AgileGrace, whole genome shotgun sequence DNA encodes the following proteins:
- the LOC123243243 gene encoding CYFIP-related Rac1 interactor A-like, with protein MGNLIKVLGKDFENCPHFFLDFENAQPTEAETAVWNQVSAVLEEAQGILAELQSYTGAGQEIREAIQNPTDLPLQEKAWNAVCPLVVKLKRFYEFSLRLENALRSLLEALTSPPYAPTQHLEREQALAKQFAEILHFTLSFDELKMTNPAIQNDFSYYRRTISRNRINNLQLDAESEVNNEMANRMSLFYAEATPMLKTLSNATTKFVSENKTLPIEDTTDCLSTMACVCRVMLETPEYRSRFTNTETLLFCMRVMVGVIILYDHVHPVGAFAKTSKIDMKGCIKVLKDQPSNSTEGLLNALRYTTRHLNDDTTSKQVRALLQ; from the exons ATGGGCAACCTGATAAAGGTATTGGGCAAAGATTTCGAAAACTGTCCCCATTTTTTCCTGGATTTTGAAA ATGCCCAGCCCACAGAAGCAGAGACAGCGGTGTGGAACCAGGTGAGCGCCGTCCTGGAGGAAGCCCAGGGCATCTTGGCAGAGCTGCAGTCCTATACGGGAGCTGGCCAGGAGATCCGTGAG GCCATCCAAAATCCAACTGACCTCCCGCTTCAGGAGAAGGCATGGAATGCCGTGTGCCCGCTCGTGGTCAAGCTTAAACGCTTCTATGAATTCTCCCTCCGATTGG AGAACGCCCTGAGGAGCCTCCTAGAAGCCCTCACCAGCCCCCCCTACGCCCCGACGCAGCACCTAGAGAGGGAACAAGCCCTCGCCAAGCAGTTTGCTGAAATTCTACACTTCACTCTCAGTTTTGATGAGCTCAAG ATGACAAACCCTGCCATTCAGAATGACTTCAGTTACTACAGAAGAACCATCAGCCGAAACCGTATTAATAACTTACAG CTGGATGCTGAGAGTGAAGTCAACAATGAAATGGCCAACCGAATGTCCCTCTTCTATGCAGAAGCCACTCCCATGCTCAAAACCCTAAGCAATGCAACCACTAAGTTTGTATCTGAG AACAAGACGCTTCCCATTGAGGACACTACAGATTGTCTGAGCACCATGGCCTGTGTCTGCAGGGTGATGCTGGAGACACC AGAATACAGGAGCCGGTTCACCAACACCGAGACTCTGCTCTTCTGCATGCGTGTCATGGTGGGCGTCATCATCCTCTACGATCATGTGCACCCAGTGGGGGCCTTTGCCAAGACATCTAAAATTGAT ATGAAGGGCTGCATTAAAGTTCTTAAAGACCAGCCTTCCAACAGCACGGAGGGGCTTCTGAATGCACTGAG GTACACCACCAGGCATCTGAATGATGACACCACCTCCAAACAGGTCCGGGCCCTGCTGCAGTGA